A genomic region of Marinitoga sp. 1197 contains the following coding sequences:
- a CDS encoding glycosyltransferase, whose product MNLLYFTHYNLEDKNYYGVKKKIFSQYKVFNNHIKTGLIYFNKFNMCFINENEDRKTIITFRNKIEKRVYMYKYLHKIVEENNVKNLYIRYPYTDFYFVSILKKFKLKKIKIFLEIPTYPFEKEGKTSKDRILNLIDMIFNNKLKKYVDYVVTFSEHEEIFGIKTIKINNGIDVKNIPIRNFKKHEGLNLMGVANVSKWHGYDRIIKGLYEYYNNIPNEEIYFNIVGEGEELENLKRLTKSLNLEKFVIFHGFKKEKELDELFNIADIGIGSLGNHRKGLLKESALKSREYCARGLPFVISSEDSDFTNFKYALKVKNDDSPININEIIKFFNSVKGNDYINEMRVYAEKHLSWDVKMKPVIEKILEEKDENN is encoded by the coding sequence TTGAATTTACTATATTTTACTCATTATAATTTAGAAGATAAAAATTATTATGGTGTAAAAAAAAAGATATTTTCTCAATATAAAGTCTTTAATAATCATATAAAAACAGGACTTATATATTTTAACAAATTTAATATGTGTTTTATTAACGAAAATGAAGATAGAAAAACAATAATAACTTTTAGAAATAAGATAGAAAAAAGAGTTTATATGTATAAATATTTACATAAAATTGTAGAAGAGAATAATGTAAAAAATCTGTATATAAGATATCCATATACAGATTTTTATTTTGTAAGTATATTGAAAAAATTTAAATTGAAGAAAATAAAAATTTTTTTAGAAATACCAACGTATCCTTTCGAAAAAGAAGGAAAAACATCAAAAGATAGAATTCTAAATCTTATAGATATGATATTCAACAACAAATTAAAAAAATATGTTGATTATGTTGTGACATTTTCTGAACATGAGGAAATTTTTGGTATAAAAACTATAAAAATTAATAATGGAATAGATGTAAAAAATATACCTATTAGAAATTTCAAAAAACATGAAGGATTAAATTTAATGGGTGTTGCTAATGTTAGTAAATGGCATGGTTATGATAGAATTATTAAAGGATTATATGAATATTATAATAATATACCCAATGAAGAAATTTATTTTAATATAGTAGGTGAAGGTGAAGAATTGGAAAATTTAAAAAGATTAACGAAAAGTTTAAATCTTGAAAAGTTTGTTATTTTTCATGGGTTTAAAAAAGAAAAAGAATTGGATGAATTATTCAATATAGCTGATATAGGAATAGGTAGTTTGGGCAATCATAGAAAAGGTTTATTGAAAGAAAGTGCGTTGAAAAGTAGAGAATACTGTGCTCGAGGGCTACCTTTTGTGATATCTTCAGAAGATTCTGATTTTACTAACTTTAAATATGCTTTAAAAGTTAAAAATGATGATAGTCCTATAAATATCAATGAAATAATAAAATTTTTCAACTCAGTAAAAGGTAATGATTATATCAATGAAATGCGAGTATATGCTGAAAAACATCTTTCATGGGATGTAAAAATGAAACCTGTAATTGAAAAAATTCTGGAGGAAAAGGATGAAAATAATTAG
- a CDS encoding DUF7033 domain-containing protein, with translation MHVNLNENNIKDYITNYFNIQFKDKIKIEIDKGFYIINNKIKYPIYKFWEKRDNELLKDFNGKTFNNDYIGTMFFFLSGYWEYIHNDKKDKYGRFPYKESFQYKKEITEEPIVDILLEEIRKNLKLEYKAKNPQIFITHDIDHLYLLKGKNFYRGILGDIIKRKDSTIVFDKIKRKSKNKDPYDINNLIEIHKKYGTKGTFFFMPDIQPKKTDGGYNLNKNKKYLVNIKKQIKEIDGDIGIHYDVRYLDENRMNNDIKKIEEIFNDKIISGRAHYLIFDITKTYEILEKSGIKLDTTGGYAEHIGFRFGTSKPFKPYNFNKNKEYNLIEVPLIIMDGTLQSNKYMNISPEKGFEKIKNIIEKIKKYNGIFTFLWHNSSFYTSQWKNWEWVYKETLKYVINRGYNYINAKDIFRKLEWN, from the coding sequence ATGCATGTAAATTTAAATGAAAATAATATTAAAGATTATATAACCAACTATTTCAATATTCAATTTAAAGATAAAATAAAAATTGAAATAGATAAAGGTTTTTATATAATTAATAATAAGATAAAATATCCAATATACAAATTTTGGGAGAAAAGAGATAATGAACTATTAAAAGATTTTAATGGAAAAACTTTTAACAATGATTATATAGGAACAATGTTCTTCTTTTTATCTGGATACTGGGAATATATCCATAATGATAAAAAAGATAAATATGGAAGATTTCCATATAAAGAAAGTTTTCAATATAAAAAAGAAATAACAGAAGAACCAATAGTGGATATTTTATTAGAAGAAATTAGAAAGAATTTAAAGTTAGAATATAAAGCCAAAAATCCACAAATTTTTATAACACATGATATAGATCATCTATATTTATTAAAAGGGAAAAATTTTTATAGAGGAATATTAGGGGATATAATTAAAAGAAAAGATTCAACTATAGTGTTTGATAAAATAAAAAGAAAATCAAAAAATAAAGATCCATATGATATAAATAATTTAATTGAGATTCATAAAAAGTATGGAACAAAAGGAACATTCTTTTTTATGCCAGATATACAACCTAAAAAAACTGATGGTGGATACAATTTAAATAAAAACAAAAAATACTTAGTAAACATAAAAAAACAAATAAAAGAAATAGATGGAGATATAGGAATACATTATGATGTAAGATATCTTGATGAAAATAGAATGAATAATGATATCAAAAAAATAGAAGAAATATTTAATGATAAAATAATATCAGGAAGAGCGCATTATTTAATTTTTGATATTACAAAAACATATGAAATATTAGAAAAATCTGGAATAAAACTAGATACAACGGGTGGATATGCTGAACACATAGGTTTTAGATTTGGAACATCAAAACCATTTAAACCATATAATTTTAATAAAAATAAAGAATATAATTTAATTGAAGTACCTTTAATCATTATGGATGGAACATTACAATCAAATAAATATATGAATATATCACCTGAAAAAGGATTTGAAAAAATAAAAAATATAATAGAAAAAATAAAAAAATATAATGGTATATTCACATTTTTATGGCATAACTCGTCCTTTTATACATCCCAATGGAAAAATTGGGAATGGGTTTATAAAGAAACATTAAAATATGTTATTAATAGAGGATATAATTATATAAATGCAAAAGATATATTTAGAAAATTGGAGTGGAATTGA
- a CDS encoding GNAT family N-acetyltransferase, whose translation MNNKEKYIQFCEKEKIPIFSQYWWLDAVCGRENWDVALFESGGEIWGSLPYYKKKKYTLTLLTMPKLTQKLGPYIKYPKKQSYYKKISWEKKVMIELIKQLPKFDFYSQNWDYNYQNWLPFYWNGFKQTTRYTYVIEKNNTLQEIEKNFHSDIRRRMKKVKEQGIKIIETDDYKTFYKINKMTFERKKQKISYTLNLVEKIYIKSKERNSVKILFAKDKNNEIHAAGFFVYDKDSVYYLMGGINPEKKDTGAMNLIIYEGIKFAIKNNLNFDFEGSMIESIEKYFRSFGAVQKMYFNVYKVNNLILKLFF comes from the coding sequence ATGAATAATAAAGAAAAATATATTCAATTTTGTGAAAAAGAGAAGATTCCAATTTTTAGCCAATATTGGTGGTTAGATGCAGTTTGTGGAAGAGAAAATTGGGATGTGGCTCTTTTTGAAAGTGGAGGAGAAATCTGGGGAAGCTTGCCGTATTATAAGAAAAAAAAGTATACATTAACATTATTAACAATGCCCAAATTAACACAAAAATTAGGCCCATATATAAAATATCCAAAAAAACAAAGTTATTATAAAAAGATATCATGGGAAAAAAAAGTGATGATAGAATTAATAAAGCAATTGCCGAAATTTGATTTTTATTCACAAAATTGGGATTATAATTATCAAAATTGGTTACCTTTTTATTGGAATGGCTTTAAACAAACTACAAGATATACATATGTAATAGAAAAAAACAACACATTACAAGAAATAGAGAAAAATTTTCATTCTGATATAAGAAGAAGAATGAAAAAAGTAAAAGAACAAGGCATAAAAATAATTGAAACAGATGATTATAAAACATTTTATAAAATAAATAAGATGACATTTGAAAGAAAAAAACAAAAGATTTCTTACACATTAAATTTAGTTGAGAAAATATATATAAAATCAAAAGAAAGAAATAGCGTAAAAATATTATTTGCTAAAGATAAAAATAACGAAATACATGCAGCTGGATTTTTTGTATATGATAAAGATAGTGTTTATTATTTAATGGGTGGAATAAATCCAGAGAAAAAAGATACAGGAGCAATGAATTTAATTATTTATGAAGGAATAAAATTTGCCATTAAAAATAATTTGAATTTTGATTTTGAAGGTAGTATGATAGAATCTATTGAAAAATATTTCAGAAGTTTTGGTGCCGTACAAAAAATGTATTTTAATGTTTATAAAGTGAATAATCTGATTTTAAAATTATTTTTTTAA
- a CDS encoding glycosyltransferase, which yields MNILFVSSLYPAYPGHSIKEISYALHNFVKYWIKDHKVVVIRPYFIPSKKIRKYKNFFILDNVKVYNIPVYRLPRTKIYFPYKINKLLQKINYIPDKVIAHMSDSFIWMGKIAEKYGADYIIGIHNSDLRRIKSYENIIDNTYKIACRSKPIKQRFLKIYPKYENKIFVANSGINKAEIESKEFFKNKINSWKNKEKIRFITVSLLQKLKNIDVNINVLANLKKYNWEYIIIGDGEEKENLEKLVDKKNLKERVKFLGMKERKEVLEYLKYSDVFMMISSPETFGLAYLEAMAKGNIIIGAKGWGIDGIIKNEYNGFLVEPRNEKSLKKILEKIINSDYSFKERIIHNMYNTILNLTEEKVSKNYLENIK from the coding sequence ATGAATATTTTATTTGTTTCATCTTTGTATCCAGCATATCCAGGACATAGTATTAAAGAAATAAGTTATGCTTTACATAACTTTGTAAAATATTGGATTAAAGATCATAAAGTTGTTGTAATTAGACCATACTTTATACCATCTAAAAAAATAAGAAAATATAAAAATTTTTTTATTTTGGATAATGTAAAAGTATATAATATACCAGTTTACAGATTACCAAGAACAAAGATATATTTTCCATATAAAATTAATAAATTACTTCAAAAAATTAATTATATTCCAGATAAAGTAATAGCTCATATGTCGGATTCATTTATTTGGATGGGAAAAATAGCTGAGAAATATGGTGCTGATTATATTATAGGAATTCATAATAGCGATTTAAGACGGATAAAAAGTTATGAAAATATAATAGATAATACTTATAAAATTGCCTGTAGATCTAAACCTATAAAACAAAGATTTTTAAAAATATATCCAAAATATGAGAATAAGATATTTGTAGCTAATTCTGGAATTAATAAAGCAGAAATAGAATCAAAAGAATTTTTTAAAAATAAAATAAATAGTTGGAAAAATAAAGAAAAGATTCGATTTATAACAGTTTCTTTATTACAAAAATTAAAAAATATAGATGTGAATATAAATGTTTTAGCAAATCTTAAAAAATATAATTGGGAATATATTATTATTGGTGATGGAGAAGAAAAAGAAAATTTAGAAAAATTAGTTGATAAAAAGAATTTAAAAGAAAGAGTAAAATTTTTAGGTATGAAAGAAAGGAAAGAAGTACTAGAATATTTAAAATATTCAGATGTATTTATGATGATAAGTTCTCCAGAAACTTTTGGATTAGCATATCTTGAAGCTATGGCTAAAGGAAATATAATAATAGGTGCTAAAGGTTGGGGAATAGATGGAATAATAAAAAATGAATATAATGGTTTTTTAGTGGAACCAAGGAATGAGAAATCATTAAAAAAAATATTGGAAAAAATAATAAATTCAGATTATTCTTTTAAAGAAAGAATAATTCATAATATGTATAATACCATTCTAAATTTAACAGAAGAGAAAGTTTCAAAAAATTATTTAGAAAATATAAAATGA
- a CDS encoding glycosyltransferase family 4 protein, translated as MNIGIVTTWFERGAGYVSRQYMKILQKKGHNVFIYARGGERYAKDDHNWNLKNVYWSKRISIPISTYIDIKEFEKWLDKNNIEVVIFNEQKWYPPIQLANRKKIKTIAYVDYYTEKTIPLFQNYDMLICNTKKHYEAFKWHPNAVYIPWGTDINLFKPKEKKEKDKLVFFHSCGYSPERKGTEFIIKSIDKLKGNFKIIIHSQLNLKNFYPKLKEKIEKYIKIGKLEIIEKTVSAPGLYYLGDVYVYPSKLDGIGLSLIEAISSGLAIITTDDGPMNEFAKNEFSRLIKVNKYVSRSDGYYWPQSIIEFDDLVDNMQYFIDINKDIKSYKENSRKYAERYLNWEENAKDLVKLIENLDFYTEKYKIEEETNKYTKDLIKNKCANILYFKAKPVYHILRGVKKIFGG; from the coding sequence ATGAATATAGGAATTGTAACAACATGGTTTGAAAGAGGAGCTGGATATGTATCAAGGCAATATATGAAAATTTTGCAAAAAAAAGGACATAATGTATTTATATATGCACGCGGTGGTGAAAGATATGCAAAAGATGATCATAATTGGAATTTAAAAAATGTCTATTGGTCTAAAAGGATATCTATTCCCATATCAACTTATATAGATATAAAAGAATTTGAAAAATGGTTGGATAAAAATAATATAGAAGTAGTTATTTTTAACGAACAAAAATGGTATCCTCCAATTCAATTAGCTAATAGAAAAAAAATTAAAACTATAGCCTATGTTGATTATTATACAGAAAAAACAATACCGTTATTTCAAAATTATGATATGCTTATTTGTAATACTAAAAAGCATTATGAAGCATTCAAATGGCATCCGAATGCAGTATATATTCCTTGGGGAACCGATATAAATCTTTTTAAACCAAAAGAAAAAAAAGAAAAAGATAAATTAGTTTTTTTTCATTCGTGTGGATATTCTCCAGAAAGAAAAGGAACAGAATTTATTATAAAATCAATTGATAAATTGAAAGGAAATTTTAAAATAATTATACATAGTCAATTGAATCTAAAAAATTTTTATCCCAAATTAAAAGAAAAAATTGAAAAATATATAAAAATAGGAAAACTAGAAATTATAGAAAAGACGGTATCTGCACCAGGATTGTACTATCTTGGAGATGTATATGTGTATCCTTCAAAATTAGATGGGATAGGATTAAGTTTAATAGAAGCTATTTCTTCTGGATTAGCTATTATAACAACAGATGATGGACCAATGAATGAATTTGCTAAAAATGAATTTTCGAGATTAATAAAAGTAAATAAATATGTATCAAGATCAGATGGATATTATTGGCCTCAGTCAATAATAGAATTTGATGATTTAGTTGATAATATGCAATATTTTATTGATATTAATAAAGATATAAAAAGCTATAAAGAGAATTCAAGGAAATATGCAGAAAGGTATTTGAATTGGGAAGAAAATGCTAAAGATCTTGTAAAGCTAATTGAGAATTTAGATTTTTATACAGAAAAATATAAAATAGAAGAAGAAACTAATAAATATACAAAGGATTTAATAAAGAATAAATGTGCAAATATTCTATATTTTAAGGCAAAACCGGTATATCATATTTTAAGAGGAGTAAAAAAAATATTTGGAGGATAG
- a CDS encoding lipopolysaccharide biosynthesis protein, whose product MENEAKDFLKKLFGFSIGPVFSAILGFISAPIISWLIVPAEFGKVSMYTLAFEILSIIAISGFDQAFIREYNKFKNKLNYLFLNVLVVPMIFSIMISILLFLLNNQISYFLFDSSEKMIIVILSFSLIFRTIENFNLSLIRMQEKAKIYSFFSIFNKLINLPVLILLLLYVEKTFRMVIIADFISIILRCILLLTVNKEYFKFNFKDLDKNFIKELFNFGVPFVPAALLSWLFNSLDKTFLRIYTNFNEIGLYSVAFKFVVVLNLIKASFTTFWVPVSYRWYENGYSKEKFYKVSMYILSIMMLIISILIYFRFIIVKILAPIYYDSAQIFPFLLLIPFMITISETTVMGINFKKKTKYHFWISLITLIVNFIGNYFLVKYYGAIGASISTGLSYVVFFWLRTYFSMKIWYKFEISRYAVNIAIILSYDFYILSNHSYLIESIFLIVIIAYNFKMYLELKGKII is encoded by the coding sequence ATGGAGAATGAAGCAAAAGATTTTTTGAAAAAATTATTTGGGTTTTCAATTGGCCCAGTATTTTCAGCAATATTGGGATTTATAAGTGCACCCATTATAAGTTGGCTTATAGTTCCAGCAGAATTTGGAAAAGTTTCAATGTATACTTTAGCATTTGAGATATTATCTATAATAGCAATTTCAGGTTTTGATCAAGCATTTATAAGAGAATATAATAAATTTAAAAATAAATTGAATTATTTATTTTTAAATGTTCTAGTTGTTCCAATGATTTTTAGTATCATGATTTCAATTTTATTATTTTTACTAAACAATCAAATATCCTATTTCTTATTTGATTCTTCTGAAAAAATGATAATAGTAATATTATCTTTTTCATTAATATTTAGAACAATTGAAAATTTTAATTTATCCTTGATAAGGATGCAAGAAAAAGCAAAAATATATTCTTTCTTTTCAATTTTTAATAAACTTATAAATCTTCCTGTATTAATATTATTACTTCTTTATGTTGAAAAGACATTTAGAATGGTAATAATAGCTGATTTTATTTCTATAATCTTACGATGTATATTATTATTAACAGTTAATAAAGAATATTTTAAATTTAACTTTAAAGATTTGGATAAAAATTTTATAAAAGAATTATTTAATTTTGGAGTTCCGTTTGTACCAGCAGCATTATTATCTTGGTTATTTAATTCATTAGATAAAACATTTTTAAGAATATATACAAATTTTAATGAAATAGGTTTGTACTCAGTTGCGTTTAAATTTGTTGTGGTTTTAAATTTAATAAAAGCATCATTTACAACTTTTTGGGTTCCAGTTTCTTATAGATGGTATGAAAATGGATATTCAAAAGAAAAGTTTTATAAAGTAAGCATGTATATATTATCGATAATGATGTTAATTATCTCAATTTTGATTTATTTTAGGTTTATTATAGTAAAGATATTGGCTCCTATTTATTATGATTCTGCGCAAATATTTCCGTTTTTATTATTAATTCCATTTATGATAACAATATCAGAAACAACCGTAATGGGTATTAACTTTAAAAAGAAGACAAAATATCATTTTTGGATATCTTTAATTACATTAATAGTTAATTTTATAGGTAATTATTTTCTTGTAAAATATTATGGGGCAATTGGAGCATCTATTTCGACTGGTCTTTCTTATGTAGTATTTTTTTGGCTAAGAACATATTTTTCTATGAAAATATGGTATAAATTTGAAATTTCAAGATATGCTGTAAACATAGCAATTATTTTATCTTATGATTTTTATATTCTATCAAATCATTCTTATTTAATTGAATCAATATTTTTAATAGTTATAATAGCATATAATTTTAAAATGTATTTAGAATTGAAGGGAAAGATAATATAG
- a CDS encoding glycosyltransferase family protein: MEILHVGIFKDHDLGGDIIFEKGFKRNNCDVERFDYREIARLYGVEKMQEFLLQKSQNKDLVFIGKGELIKPETLEKIRKKRIIISLWYGDIRPKIEPWLLNNLKYIDYFFMSSGGDILKEYSKNGKPKFSINYFNPSDPEIVEKYKYKYNKKKYDLVFTGSYYSFFSKERYQVISYLKKLKNIRFFGYNDYENIIRKIMYKMNIGKYKQRVRGKKYIEVIKKTKIGIGVSAYNNIPFYTSDRLTHYLSFGTFFLPHYFPGLEILFKNIKYYNSLEELKEKIEYYLRNEDEREELAKKCQKEILEKYNTIKMTKMFLEVIRSNTQNIYEWVKIIKI, translated from the coding sequence ATGGAAATATTACATGTTGGTATTTTTAAAGATCATGATTTAGGTGGAGATATAATTTTTGAGAAAGGTTTTAAACGAAATAATTGTGATGTTGAAAGATTTGATTATAGAGAAATTGCTAGATTATATGGAGTAGAAAAAATGCAAGAATTTTTATTACAAAAATCTCAAAATAAAGATTTAGTATTTATTGGAAAGGGGGAATTAATAAAGCCAGAAACTTTAGAAAAAATTAGAAAAAAAAGAATTATAATTTCTTTGTGGTATGGGGATATTAGACCTAAAATTGAACCTTGGTTATTAAATAATTTAAAATATATTGATTATTTTTTTATGTCATCAGGTGGAGATATTTTAAAAGAATATTCAAAAAATGGAAAGCCAAAATTTAGTATAAATTATTTCAATCCTTCTGATCCGGAAATTGTAGAAAAATATAAATATAAATATAATAAAAAAAAATATGATTTAGTATTTACGGGTTCATATTATTCTTTTTTTTCAAAGGAACGATATCAAGTAATTTCTTATCTAAAAAAATTAAAAAATATTCGTTTTTTTGGGTATAATGATTATGAAAATATAATCAGAAAAATAATGTATAAAATGAATATTGGAAAATATAAGCAGAGAGTACGAGGTAAAAAATATATAGAAGTGATTAAAAAAACTAAAATAGGAATAGGAGTTAGTGCATATAACAACATTCCTTTTTATACTAGTGATAGATTAACGCATTATTTATCATTTGGAACTTTTTTTTTGCCGCATTATTTTCCAGGATTAGAAATATTATTTAAAAATATAAAGTATTATAATAGTTTGGAAGAGCTTAAAGAAAAAATAGAATATTATTTAAGAAATGAAGATGAAAGAGAAGAACTTGCAAAAAAATGTCAAAAAGAAATATTAGAAAAATATAATACAATAAAAATGACAAAAATGTTTTTAGAGGTAATAAGAAGTAATACTCAAAATATATATGAATGGGTAAAAATAATTAAAATTTAG
- a CDS encoding glycosyltransferase, whose translation MTILIIGYMHPKYDKRVFRTVKSLSKSNKIIYQYITEKNEERYIKNNIEYIPIKYKINVKNKMKELVNRRKLDKKILKIIQAYDYDILYMHHFFASMPIKPFRIAKKRKKKIIYDIHEHHPENFLNNLSGIKKQIKEKILWKIFKKQLKLSDKLIFVSKDIQEDIYSVLSINKSYYIQKNYAEISINSKEKLKEISFVGKINRNLDEEKIILKKLNQKGFSFRIIGMESDYFKDIPHEYTTFLPYDQMIKELSKSSFSLISFNTIKNRSYKNDLFSLPNKYYDSIAAETPVIVKNTFISMAKEVEKLKIGVVINPKNVDESVEKILEAYNNYDELLNNIKKHKEKFIWTEDKEKKFIEFIIN comes from the coding sequence ATGACAATACTAATAATAGGATATATGCACCCGAAATATGATAAAAGAGTTTTTAGAACAGTAAAATCTTTATCAAAAAGTAATAAAATAATATATCAGTATATAACTGAGAAAAATGAAGAAAGATATATTAAGAATAATATTGAGTATATACCTATAAAGTATAAAATTAATGTTAAAAACAAGATGAAGGAGCTTGTTAACAGAAGAAAATTAGATAAAAAAATATTAAAAATTATACAAGCTTATGATTATGATATATTATACATGCATCATTTTTTTGCGAGTATGCCAATTAAACCTTTTAGAATAGCCAAAAAAAGAAAGAAAAAAATAATATATGATATACATGAACACCATCCGGAAAATTTCTTAAATAATTTATCTGGAATAAAAAAACAAATAAAAGAAAAAATATTATGGAAAATTTTCAAAAAACAATTAAAGTTATCAGATAAATTGATTTTTGTATCTAAAGATATACAAGAAGATATATATAGTGTGTTGAGTATAAACAAAAGCTATTATATTCAAAAAAATTATGCAGAAATATCAATAAACTCAAAAGAAAAGTTAAAAGAAATATCTTTTGTAGGAAAAATAAATAGAAATTTAGATGAAGAAAAAATAATTTTGAAGAAATTAAATCAAAAAGGTTTTTCATTCAGAATAATAGGAATGGAATCAGATTATTTCAAAGACATACCTCATGAATATACAACATTCTTACCATATGATCAAATGATAAAAGAATTGTCAAAATCATCCTTTTCCTTAATTTCATTTAATACTATAAAAAATAGAAGTTATAAGAATGATTTATTTTCCTTACCAAACAAATATTATGACTCCATAGCAGCAGAAACACCAGTAATAGTAAAAAATACGTTTATTTCAATGGCAAAGGAAGTTGAAAAATTAAAAATAGGTGTTGTTATTAATCCGAAAAATGTAGACGAATCAGTGGAAAAAATATTAGAAGCGTATAATAATTACGATGAATTATTAAACAATATAAAAAAACATAAAGAAAAGTTTATTTGGACAGAAGATAAAGAAAAAAAATTCATTGAGTTTATTATAAACTAA